The Pseudanabaena sp. PCC 6802 genomic interval GTGCCTACTCGTCAAAGTTTGCTTTTGGGTAGCGTACCGCTAGGAACGACAAAGCTGCTCTATATCGCACATGGCGAGGTGAGAGCGGGGGTAGATTTGAGCGCGATCGCGCCGCAAGACGTAACCGTAACTCCGAACAGCATTACGATCGCCCTGCCACCGCCTAAAATTTTAGACAGCAAGATCGATGTCAAGCGCTCCAGCGTGTACGAGTACGATCGCGGCTTTTTAGGTCTAGGGCCGGATGTGGGTCCCAATTTACAGACCCTTGCCCAGCAAGAAACCCTTCGTCGGATTGAGAAAGCTGCTTGCGATAACGGCATTTTGACTGCAGCAAATCAAAGAGCAGAGCTTGTGGTGAGTCAGTTAGTAAAGCTAACAGGTGATGCTAAAGTCACGGTCAAAACGCAAGCACCCACGGCGGGGTCATGTTCCTGAGGATATAGTCGCTAGGCGGGAACGCAACCAGCTAAAATAGCTTTTGTAGTCTTAAGTTTCTAAATTACGGGCATGAAAGACCTCGATCTCGAAAAAACAATTGACAAGCTCAATGAGATTATGGAGTTCGAGTTGTCGGGGGTAGTGCGCTACACGCATTATTCCTTGATGATTACTGGCCCTAATCGCATTCCCATCGTCACTTTTTTTAAAGCGCAGGCAAACGAGTCTTTACTCCATGCTCAGCTAGTTGGCGAAATTCTCACTGGTCTTGAGGGGCATCCCAGCCTCCGCATAACCCCTCTCGAAGAAACTAATACCCACTCTGTCAAGGCGATTTTGTCTGAGAGCTTATATCACGAGCGTCAGGCAGTACGTTTTTACAAAGAATTACTAGAAATCGTCCAGGATCGCAGTGTTTATCTCGAAGAGTTTGCCCGCAGCATGATCGGTAAAGAAGAGTTGCATAACCTGGAACTAAGGAAAATGCTCCGGGATTTTGGGGGCTGAACCGAACTTTAGCCACCAAAATAACTTAATTCGTCCACAACTAAGAAATTAAACTAATGACGGTTCGCGTTCGCATTGCCCCTAGCCCCACTGGTAATCTCCATATCGGCACGGCTCGAACAGCCCTATTTAACTGGCTGTATGCCCGTCGTCATGGCGGAAAATTCATTTTGCGTATCGAGGATACAGATCGCGAGCGATCGCGGGATGAATACACGCAAAATATCCTGAGCGGCTTAGCCTGGTTAGGTATTGACTTTGATGAGGGACCTTTTTATCAAACCCAACGCCTGGAACATTACAAAGAGGCGGTTCGTGCATTGCTGGATCGGGGTTTAGCTTACTTCTGCTATGCCAGTGCCGAAGAGCTAGAACAAATGCGAGCGGAGCAGAAAGCCAAGAAACAGGCTCCCCGCTACGATAATCGCCATCGCAACTTGACCTCCGAACAGCAGGCAGCGTACGTGGCAGAAGGTCGCCGACCCGTAGTGCGCTTCAAGATCGAGGAGCCGCGTGAAGTGACATGGCATGACATGGTACGCGGTGAGGTGACGTGGAATACCCGCGATCTGGGCGGCGATATGGTCATTGCCAGAACTGACGACCAGGGACAGGTTTCTCTACCGCTGTATAACTTTGCGGTCGTGATCGACGATATCGAAATGGATATCACCCATGTGATTAGAGGTGAAGATCACATTGCCAATACTGCCAAACAAATCTTGCTATATGAAGCAATGGGCGCAAGTATGCCAGAGTTTGCCCATTTGCCTCTAATCCTGAATAAGGATGGAGCTAAGATTTCCAAGCGCGACGGTGCCACATCTGTAGATGAATTCCGTGCTATGGGATACATACCTGAAGCATTTAATAACTACATGGTTTTATTGGGTTGGTCTAAGCCTGATGCCCAGGATATCTTTACCATGCAGGATGCAGCCCCCTTATTCGGCTTCGATCGCGTCAACAAAGCGGGCGCGAGATTTGACTGGGATAAGCTCAACTGGCTTAACAGTCAATACCTGCACGATATGCCCGTGGAGGATTTGTGCGATCGCCTGATTCCCTTTTGGCAGCAGGCAGGTTTCAATCGCGAGGTTGACTTTGCGGCAGAACGCGGTTGGCTATTGGAACTGGTAACGCTAATTGCCCCCAGCTTAACTCGTCTCACCGATGCCGTGGAGATGACACGCTTTTTATTCGAGTCCGAACTTAAATTTACGGATGCCGCGATCGCGGCTTTGCAACCGGAAGCGGTGAAGCCAGTCATTACAGCGCTATTGGGGCAGCTTAAAGATACTCCCGTACTGACTGCTGATGCCGCAAATAGCCTGATTCAAACGGTGACCAAATTGCAAAATGTCAAAAAAGGTATGGTGATGAAGCCATTGCGCTGCGCGCTTACCGGCGACGTTCGCGGCCCAGAGTTAATTCCATCATTCCTGTTATTACACCAACGCGGTTTGGCGATACCGCGCCTACAGCAAGCCTTGTCAATAACGTAGTTAAACGGATCGGGTAAATATGGACGCAAAACACGATGAAGTTAAACAAATTGCCTCGCAATTGCTAGCTGGGATGCTTGCCAATCCGCATATATATCCCAATATCAGCGATGAGGGAGGTAGAGGACAGCTAGAGCAAAATCTGATAGTTGTAGCGCTGGAGATGGCTGAAAGCTTAATCGAGCATGTTGAGAGCAAACATCAGCATTGAACGAATCTTTACGGTTAGCCTGCACGGTCGATACTAGGCCTTGGGGTATTCCCCGTACTTGAAGTCTGCCTGCGCGGACTTCAAGTACAAGGGGGTAATTAAACAGGATTTGGTATTACCAGTATTCTGTTGCCAATTGCTCGTCCAGGGTTTTGTCGGGTAGCTCGGGTGATTTGGCGGGTTCTTTAGCTGGCGCGTCTAGTGGGTTTTTCACTGGCGGCTTGTCTGCTGGTGGTTTTGGAGCTGTTGTGCCGCTATGTACGACTACAGGCGTGCCTACTGAAGCCCAATTAAATAACCATTTGGCATGGTCTAGCGCTACGTTCGTACAGCCATGGCTGACGGGCGTACCAAAATTACGATGCCAATAAGCTCCGTGGATGGCATAGCTGCCAGAGTAATACATGGTATTTGGTACGTCGGGTACGTCGTAGTCAGCTCCTTGCATCCTCGCGATCGATTGCTTTGTTTGAATGGCAAACGTACCGACTGGTGTTTCGTGTCCGGGCTTACCCGTAGATACAATCACAGCATATACGGGTTTATCGCCTTCCCAGGCAATTAAACGCTGCGAACCCAGTCTGATCTCGATCCATTTCTTATCTGATACCATTAGTTCTTTCATTGCCCGAGCAATCGTGTCAGACGGCTTGGATGGCTCGGCGATCGCGGGTATAACGCTGCTGAAGCTGGCTAAAAGGGCTGCCGTAGTGGCAAGCCCCCACCGCAGCAATAACGAGCCAGTAAAAATGGCTTTCATGGATCGACTTCTCCTCAGTTTATGTCAAAAGCTTCCTACCTCTATTTTGCGCAAAAATCGTTGGTAAATGTCAGAAATTTCAAGAAATCTCAATAAAAAGCCATGAAAGTTAAAGTGGGTTATGTTGCAACTGTGAGTCAAAACGTTACAGTAAGAGACTTGTAGACCATAACACCACATTTGTTAGAATTTCGTGGTGAGCTAGAGGCATTATTCGTAAATTAAGGAAAGTTCAACGTGAGTAAATTTAGTGCGATCGAGTCTATTAAGGCCCAGGAAATTCTCGATTCGAGGGGACGACCCACGATTGAAGCTGAGGTACGACTAGCTGGAGGTGCCATAGGCTTAGCCCAGGTTCCTAGTGGTGCTTCTACAGGTAGCTTTGAAGCCCATGAGTTGCGTGATGGCGAAAAGAGTCGCTACGGTGGCAAGGGCGTGCTAAAGGCGGTACGCAATGTCACGGAAAAGATTTTGCCAGAGCTGGTCGGTATGGACGCGCTCAACCAGGAAGCAATCGATCGCGTCATGATCCACCGCGATGGTTCGCCCAATAAATCCAATCTGGGCGCAAATGCCATTTTGGGCGTTTCTTTAGCTACAGCTAAAGCAGCAGCAGCAGCGGTGGGGTTACCCCTCTATCGCTATTTGGGCGGGCCGCTGGCTAACGTTCTACCAGTACCCTTGATGAACGTCCTGAATGGCGGTGCCCATGCCGATAACAATGTCGATATTCAGGAGTTTATGATCGTGCCCAGCGGTGCGCCTAGCTTTAGGGAAGCTCTGCGTTACGGGGCAGAGGTATTTACCGCCCTGCAATCCGTATTGCATGAAAAAGGACTGGTAACCAGCGTTGGTGATGAAGGTGGTTTTGCGCCGAACCTGGAATCCAATCAGGCAGCACTGGAATTATTGGTAGATGCGATCGCCAAGGCTGGCTATACACCGGGCAAAGATATCAGTTTGGCTCTGGATGTGGCATCAAACGAGTTATTTAACAACGGCAACTATACGTTTGATGGCAAGTCGCACTCTGCCTCTGCCACGATCGCCTATTACGAGCAGGCGATCGCCAAATACCCGATTGTATCGATCGAAGATGGCCTGCAAGAGGAAGACTGGGAAAATTGGCAAACCATGACCGGGAAGCTTACCAATACGCAGCTTGTCGGTGACGATCTATTCGTCACGAATAAGGAGCGTTTGGATCGAGGCATCCGTGAAGGCTGTGCCAATGCCATTCTGATTAAGCTCAATCAAATCGGCAGTCTTACGGAAACCCTAGAAGCGATCGCTACGGCGGACAGAAACAGCTATCGTTCTGTAATCAGCCATCGCTCTGGCGAAACTGAGGATACTACGATTGCAGATCTGGCTGTGGCGACGCGGGCAGGGCAAATCAAAACCGGATCGCTTTGCCGCAGCGAGCGCGTTGCTAAATACAATCGCTTGCTTCGCATTGAAGCGGAATTGGGCAGTCAGGCGGTTTATGCCGGTGCGGTTGGTCTAGGCCCGACTAAATAGTTCGATATCCCATCAAGAATTTGCGCGTATCATGCCTCCGCCTTGCTTAGATTGCGCTCCTCCTGACCTGTGCGCGATCGTGCTGGCGGGGGGGCGAAGTTCTCGTATGGGTCAAGATAAGGCTCTGATACCGATTAATGGCATTCCCTTACTGCAACGTACGTGCGATGTAGCAGCAGCCTGTTGCGATCGCGCGTACGTTGTTACAGGGCGATCGCAAGATTATCAACATCTGCCATTAGCACGGCAATGCCAATTTCTGAGCGAATCCAATCCAGAGGGGCCACTGGTTGGTTTTTACGTTGGTTTGCGCCAATTAGATACGCAAGCAGTCTTAACCAACTGCGATTGGATACTCTTACTTGCCTGCGATTTACCTAATCTACAAGCGAGCGAATTGCAAAGGTGGGCGAGTCAACTGCCCCAGCTATCAGAGACCGTAATGGCGTATCTTCCCAAATATTCTGCTTCTGGCACCAATCCATCCCATAAACAATGGGAACCGCTGTGTGGATTTTATCGTCGGGACTGTTTGCCTAGCCTCAAGGGATTTATCGCCGATGGTGGCAGGTCGTTTCAGCGATGGCTAGATCGCATTCAGGTTGCCGAAATTCTCAACGTAAATCCACTCGTACTATTTAACTGCAATACACCTCAAGATTTCTCAGAACTATAGCGGTTTTCAAATGAAAACGAGAAGGGGGGTTGGGGGCGTTGCCCCCAAGAAGGGGTTCCACCCCTTCACCCCGTCAATAAAACCTGTTCTCAATTAAAAACCGCTATATAGCGGTTTTCAGATCGGCGGTGAGTAGGGGGTGTGGGGGCACAGTCCCCACGCAGGGGTGGAGCTTTACGATGCAAACGTAATATCTTCAAATAGTTCCTCGATCGCGAATTTCAGATTAATGCTCTCCAACTCGATGACATCACCGGGTTCGTATGCTGTTAATTCCCATTTGCCGCGATCGTTCGGTCGATAGATATCCACTGCGATCGCTTCAGAACTAACTAAAACGTACTCCTTTAAGCTAGCTGAACGGCGATACAGCGCAAATTTATTGCCTCGATCGTAAGCTTCTGTACTAGAAGATAAAACTTCCACAATCAAGCAGGGGTAACTGAGGAATTTAGTATTGCTGCGATCGCGATCGTCGCAAGTCACGCTCAGATCGGGATAGAGAAACAAATCCAGGTTAAACACTTCTACCTTAGCATCAGAATTAAATACTTGACATCTTTTGCCGCGCAAATAATTGCTAACCAGAGCGATAAAATTAACTGCGATTTTACTATGGTTGAGAGTGCCGCCAGTCATGGCGTAGACTTCACCATAAACGTACTCATAACGCAGTTCTTGTTTCTCTTCCCACTCCAAATATTCAGCGGGTGTAAATCTGTGCGAATAGTCAGAGGCAGCAACCATAAGCTATCTTTCATTACTTCCTAGAAAATATTTTAGCATTTGGAACTGTTCTCACCCTCCGGTGTCGGTTAACTTGATGACCAATTTCGATTAATCCGATTAGATTTGGGTGGCAGCATATTTGGGTTTACGTGTTACTATTTCTTGGGGCTATTCAGGATAAAGCGCATGCAAAAACTATCTCGATCGCATTTAACTCTAATAACCATGTTGTGCCTTTCCTTCGGCGCAGTTGCACCTGTTAGCCAGGTGCAAGCAAAGGATAAGTCGGAAGTTTCCCCCGATATTGTCGTACCCAGTGTGGAAGAGAGCGCGCCAGCCACCACTACGCCAAGCGCTCCTCAAGTATCCGAGCCTGCTCCTGCTGTGGATGCGATCGCTCCTCCAGAGCCGCAAGCACCAGCCCAGGTCGAAGTTCAGACTACTCAAGAAGTTAAGTCCAGCCCCGTACGCTCCGAACCCATCACAGTTGAGGTACAGTCTCGGACGAGTAAGCCAGACGTTGCTATATCTACGCCCAAATCCTCGCCAGAGCGCGTGGATATTATTATGGAAAGCCGTAATTCTGGTTGCCGATCTGTAGTTAGCAGTACCAGGAATTTGCAACCCGATCTGTGCGCGCCACAGATCGATCGCAGAGATTACCAAGCGATCGCCACTCACCCCAGTTTTGTCTACGAATCATCCTCGGGCTTTAGGACAGAGGTGCGGCAACTCACCCCCCGTGAAATTAAAGCCATGAGTCGGCCCAGTAATGGCGACAAGCGGATGCAGTTTCCGCTGGCGATTCCAGCTTTTATCAGCTCTTCGTTTGGGTTTCGCATCCACCCCATCACCGGACAAGGACGGTTTCACCAGGGTACAGATATCGCCGCTGCGGAAGGCACGCCCGTACTGGCTGCCTACAGCGGTAGGGTAGAAGTAGCAGGCTGGCTTGGCGGTTATGGCTATGTGGTAGCGATCGGTCACAGCGACACCCACGAAACCCGTTACGCTCATTTATCAGAAGTCCTGGTGAAGCCCGGTCAATACGTTAAACAGGGCACGGTAATCGGTTTAGTTGGCAGCACGGGGTTTTCCACTGGTCCCCACTTACACTTCGAGCTATGGGAAAGAAGAAAAGACGATTGGGTAGTCGTCGATCCTACCGACCAACTCGTTTTAGCTTTAGATGAACTGAATCGCTATCTTGCGCAGCTAGTTAAGTCAACCGCCAAGGGTTAATTTGACTTACTGCGGCCTTGCTGTATATTGATACAGGATTAGTGCCGCTGGAATAGCCGATCGAGTCAGGCATCTTGAGAATACCTATAGCAATTAGAAAATTCATTTTAAAGCCTTCTGGAACCACCTAGGAGGCTTTTGAGCTATAATGGTATAGTGTTTTGACGTTAGAGACTAAATAAACCTCAGAACGAATTTTTGGAGTTATTTCATCCATGCCAGAAACAATGACCGAGACCTACACCGCCGAGCAGATTCAGGTATTAGAGGGTATAGAGCACGTTCGCAAGCGCCCTGGTATGTACATCGGCTCTACAGGTCCCAAAGGCTTACACCATCTTGTCTTTGAAGTTGTCGATAACAGTGTTGACGAAGCTTTAGGGGGGCATTGCGATTTAATTACTGTCGATCTTTTAGAGGATGGCTCGGTAACAGTTAAGGATAACGGGCGGGGGATTCCTACTGATATTCACCCCAAAACTGGTAAGTCGGCTCTAGAAACTGTAATGACCGTATTGGGGGCGGGGGGCAAGTTCGGCGGCGAAAGCGGCTATAAGGTTTCGGGAGGCTTGCATGGCGTAGGGGTTTCTGTGGTTAATGCCCTATCAGAATGGGTGGAAGTTAAGGTCTGGCGGCAGAACAAGGTACACGAGCAGCGCTACGAACGGGGCGTACCCGTCGGCGACTTGAAAATTAGCAAAGCCGAGCCAGGCAGTCGGGGTACGCAAGTTACGTTTAAGCCAGATCCTCAGATTTTCCAAACCGATACCACTTTTGACTTTATGACGCTGGCCGGGCGCTTAAGGGAGTTAGCGTACTTAAATGCTGGGGTCAAAATTCAGTTTAGCGATCGCCGCAGTGAGGAACCAAGGATAGAAATCTATCACTACGATGGCGGCATCCGCGAGTACGTCACGTACATGACCCATGAAAAGGAACCGATTCACCCTGACATTATCTATGTCAAAGGGGAACGGGACAACGTGCAGGTAGAAGTAGCGCTGCAATGGTGTTCCGATGCTTTTAATGACAATATTCTGGGGTTTGCCAATAATATCCGCACGGTTGACGGCGGTACGCACCTGGAGGGCTTGAAAACGGTCCTGACGCGCACGCTCAACAGTACGGCGCGCAAGTTAAAGAAACTGAAAGAAAACGATTCCAACTTAGCGGGTGAAAACGTTCGCGAAGGTCTGACAGCCGTAATTTCTGTCAAAGTACCGGAGCCGGAGTTTGAAGGCCAAACTAAAACCAAGCTTGGGAATACGGAAGTACGCGGGATAGTAGATTCGTTTGTGGGCGAAGTTCTGAATGAATATCTCGAATTCCATCCCACTGTAGCAACTTCCATTCTCGACAAAGCAATCCAGGCTTTTAACGCCGCCGAAGCCGCTCGTCGCGCTCGCGAACTCGTCCGCCGCAAATCTGCATTGGAATCTTCCACCTTGCCCGGAAAGCTTGCTGACTGTAGCTCTCGCGACCCCCGCGAATCTGAAATCTTCATCGTTGAGGGCGATTCTGCAGGGGGTTCGGCAAAGCAAGGGCGCGATCGCCATTTCCAAGCGATTCTGCCTTTGCGCGGTAAAGTTCTCAATATTGAGAAAGCGGATGATAGCAAAATCTATAAGAATAACGAAATTCAAGCCCTGATTACGGGCTTGGGTATGGGCATTCGCGGCGAGGAGTTCAGTATCTCTCAACTGCGCTATCACAAAATTATTCTGCTGGCAGATGCGGACGTTGATGGGGCGCACATTCGCACGCTGCTGTTAACCTTCTTCTATCGCTATCAGCGCGAGCTTGTCGATCAAGGCTATATCTACATCGGTTGCCCTCCACTTTATAAAGTGGAACGCGGCAAGAACGCACAGTATTGCTACAGCGATCGCGACTTGCAAGCCCTGCTTGCCACTTTCCCCGCCAACGCCAACTACAATATCCAGCGCTTCAAAGGTTTGGGCGAAATGATGCCGCAGCAGCTTTGGGATACAACGATGAATCCCGCTACGCGCACCCTCAAGCAAATTACAATTGAAGATGCCGCCGAAGCCGATCGCATATTTACGATTTTGATGGGCGATCGCGTCGCACCGCGCCGCGAATTTATTGAAACCTACGGGCCTAAACTCAATCTCACAGATCTGGATATTTAGGAAAGGAACAATCTAGATTACGTCGATGCGATCGCATCGGAAATCTCTGGCCTGACTATTTTGCCCGCTCCTTAGTTTGCTAGGATAATGGTAGTAATATAGTGAAACTTAGAGATGTTGTTGAGCGTTTGGAGATCGATCCACGTAAACTCACAGACTATGCTTTGAATCCTGATAACCCGGTTGGGGCAGATAAAGCTTTGATGTTTCTTCGTCGTCTAGGATATACCAAGAGCAATTTTGAAATGCTCTTACAACAAATTCAATCTCAGGCTCTGAATGCTGAGGCAATTCTCACCCAAACGGATGCGCACGGACAGAGGTATCGGGTAGATCTGGAAATTACTGGTGTAGAAAACCAGCGAGAAGTTGTTCGCACAGGCTGGATTGTAGAACCTGATGCAGATTTTGCAAGATTGGTCACTTTGTTTGTAAAAAAGTAAATTATGGTAAAGCCCAAACTGTTTGATGTAATTGAGTTATTAAGAAATCTTCCTGAGACAAGCCTACAGGCAGGCTATCGGGGAGCGATCGTAGATATATATGCGGACGGACAGTATGAAGTAGAGTTCAGCAATGAAGCAGGTGAAACGCTAGCCCTTGTAACTTTATTTGCAGATCAGTTCATTGTAGTTTGGCGGTCAGCAACCAAAACTTGGGTGCCAATTGCAGAAAAAATCGAAGCTTTGGTGGCAGGTCTACCAGAAGATATTCGTGAAGAGGTTTTCGATTTTGCGCGGTTTATGTATAGTCGCAAATCAACTGTGCCCCATAGCTAGCAGAGATTTAGCGATCGCTTTGCTAGGATAATGGCAATAATAGCGATCGCAGTGCAAAGGAGGTGTAGCTCTATGACTCTGGCGACAAAGAAGAAATTAACGTTTGAGGAATATCTAGCCTATGACGACGGTACGGATACGCGGTACGAGCTGGTGAATGGGGAGTTAGTTGCCATGCCTGCGGAAAGCGACTTGAATCAGCGGATTGGTATGTTCCTACTCACCTGCTTTGCACAAATGGGTATACCCTTTTACTGTTTGCGCATGGGGTTAGAGATCGCGGTAATGGGAATGCGGACAATGGTGCGAATTCCCGATCTAGTAGTTTTGTCTGAAGACCTGGCAGAAGCTTTAAAAGGAGCATCCCGCGCGATCGTGTTGCCAGATATGCCACCGCCGCGTTTAGTAGTCGAAGTGGTATCGCCAGGCCAGGAAAGTATAGACCGCGATTATCGCTATAAACGTTCCGAGTATGCCGCAAGGGGAATTGATGAGTATTGGATCGTCGATCCGGGGCAACAAATAGTAACGGTGCTGACATTGGTAAGCGGACTGTACGAAGCGCAGGAATTTCGAGGGGGCGATCGCTTGTCTTCGCCAACGTTTCCAGAGTTAGCGCTGACTGCCGCACAAATTATAGAATCGGGTAGTTGAAATAGTGGTTCGATCGAGGCTGTATCGAGCATGACAAAGACGGGAGGTTTAGCTCTATGACTCTGGCGACAAAGAAGAAATTAACGTTTGAGGAATATCTAGCCTATGACGATGGTACGGATACGCGGTACGAGTTGGTGAATGGGGAGTTAGTTGCAATGCCACCGGAATCACGGCTGAATGCTCGGATTGCCATGTTTTTAATTTCTGTGTTCCTCAAATTCGTGCCATTTCGCCTGCTCTGCTGTAAAGATACGGAAATCGAAGTTAACGGTAGATTTGCCCAAACTCGTCTGCCCGATATCATGATTCTGTCGGAAGAATTGGATGAGGTTTTGGGAGATGCTCGCAGCACGATTACTCGCGATATGCCGCCGCCTCGCCTGGTTGTCGAAGTGGTATCGCCAGGACAGGAAAGCATAGATCGCGATTATCGCTATAAACGCTCTGAGTATGCCGCAAGGGGAATTGATGAGTATTGGATAGTCGATCCGGGGCAGCAAATGGTAACGGTGCTGACATTGGTAAGCGGACTATACGAAGCGCAGGAATTTCGAGGGGGCGATCGCTTGTCTTCGCCAACTTTTCCGGAGTTAGAGCTGACTGCCGCGCAAATTATAGGGGCGGGCGGTTGATGGGGTCTGATCGCCTGGATATGGCCGGATGGGGGTTGGGTTTGGCAAAAGTTGTGAAGTTAAAACTGTCCCAGAAACTTAACTTCGGGTTCGAGGAGCAGCGACCACTTCTCCTGGACGCGCTCCTGGATATAACCGATCAAGCGGGCAATATCGCTGGCGGTCGCGCCACCGCGATTGACGATGAAGTTAGCGTGGAGTTGCGCCACTTGCGCGTTACCAATCTGATATCCCTTCAGTCCCGTTTGTTCGATTAACCACGCCGCTGCCTTGGGATAAGGGTTGCGAAATACACTACCACAGCTAGGCAAATGATAGGGCTGAGTGGCATGTCTGGCTCTCAAATGCTCTTCCGTCGATGCCTTGATCTTTTCCGGATCGAAACCAGGTTTTAATTGCAAAGTTGCACCTGTAACAATGCTGCTGCCACCTTGCAAAACTGAGGTGCGGTAGCTGAATCCTAATGCGTCGGGTTTAAGGGCATAGGCTGCGCCATTGGCTGACATCATTTGTGCTTCTAGCAGCACATCCGCCGCACAGCCTCCCTGTGCGCCCGCATTCATCACAACCAGACCGCCAACCGTGCCAGGAATGCCCACTGCCCATTCAAATCCCGACCAGCCCCTGGCGGCTGCTAGCGTAGCCAGCCGCGCTACAGGTTCGCCAGCCGCAGCAGTAAGTCGCCCAGTGCGATCGTCAAACTCGATGCCGCGCAGATGGCGCAGGCAAATTACCAACCCTGACAACCCCCGATCGCCGATCAAGAGATTGCTACCCGCACCGAGAAATGTTAGCGGTAATTGCCGATCGCTACCCCACATCAAGCCGTCGCGCAGATCGTCAATGGAATGAGGATCGAGAAACCACTCTGCCTTACCGCCTACTTTAAACGAGGTCATATTCGCTAAGGAAACTGAGGCGCGAATCTTGGTGTCAGGGGTGGAATCGGCAATCATTTTCGTAAGGGGTTGGGTGATAGGGGTTGGGTGATATCGCAGGGGTTTAGCATTTGCCTGTTAATCTCTGCCTTAAGCGAAAATATTTGTTACAAATGCTAAACCCGTACAGGGGTTGGGTAATTCTAAGACTGTACGTAGCAGTTTGCCATTGCTTCAATTGTAGGTGCAATAATTCCGTTGAGGTTGCCAGCACCTAAAAATAGAGCTAGATCGCCAGATTTAAGCTGTTTAGTCAGAAAAGACTGTACTGCCACTAAGGTCGGACGATAATGTACGTTAGGGTGATGCTGGGCGATCGCCTCGGCCACTTGCTCGCCAGTAATGCCATCCTGATTTGGCTCGCCCGCAGCGTAGATATCTGTTACTACCACAGTATCCGCATCTGTAAATGCTGTAGCAAACTCAGATAGAAACCTGACGGTGCGACTGTAGCGGTGAGGTTGGAAGATAGCTACAACTTGCTTATGTTCCTGCTGTCTGGCAGAGACCAGCGTTGCTCTAATTTCGCTGGGGTGATGGGCGTAGTCATCCACAAAAATAATGCCATCATGCTTGCCTTTAACCTCAAAGCGACGACCAGCACCGACAAACTCTGGTAATGCAGCTTGAATTACAGGCCAATCTATACCGATGTGGCGGCATACAGCGATCGCGGCTAAGGCATTGGCAAGATTGTGAGAGCCTAGCAAACCCATCTCAATTTCGCCTGACGGCTTGCCTTTTTCTAGAATCATTGCCCTAGTTGCATCTGAATCGTACCTAACTTTAGTGGCACTATAGTCAGCGCTGGTGTCGTTCAAACTGTAAGTAATCTGAGGTTGCAGGTGCTGCTTGATATTAGCGCAGTCAGTACAGGCAACTACAACTTGGCAGCGATCGGTAAATATTTGAAATGTGGATATAACTTGTTCTAGGCTGTGGTAGTGATCGGGGTGATCTAACTCGATGTTAGTGACTACACCCAAGTAAGGAGAGAACTTAACCAGAGAACCATCTGACTCGTCGGCTTCCGCGACCAGGTATTCTCCTTGACCTAGTCTGGCGTTGCCCTGCCAGTCCTGCACTTCACCACCTATGACAATTGTGGGGTCA includes:
- the gltX gene encoding glutamate--tRNA ligase; translated protein: MTVRVRIAPSPTGNLHIGTARTALFNWLYARRHGGKFILRIEDTDRERSRDEYTQNILSGLAWLGIDFDEGPFYQTQRLEHYKEAVRALLDRGLAYFCYASAEELEQMRAEQKAKKQAPRYDNRHRNLTSEQQAAYVAEGRRPVVRFKIEEPREVTWHDMVRGEVTWNTRDLGGDMVIARTDDQGQVSLPLYNFAVVIDDIEMDITHVIRGEDHIANTAKQILLYEAMGASMPEFAHLPLILNKDGAKISKRDGATSVDEFRAMGYIPEAFNNYMVLLGWSKPDAQDIFTMQDAAPLFGFDRVNKAGARFDWDKLNWLNSQYLHDMPVEDLCDRLIPFWQQAGFNREVDFAAERGWLLELVTLIAPSLTRLTDAVEMTRFLFESELKFTDAAIAALQPEAVKPVITALLGQLKDTPVLTADAANSLIQTVTKLQNVKKGMVMKPLRCALTGDVRGPELIPSFLLLHQRGLAIPRLQQALSIT
- a CDS encoding Uma2 family endonuclease, producing the protein MVAASDYSHRFTPAEYLEWEEKQELRYEYVYGEVYAMTGGTLNHSKIAVNFIALVSNYLRGKRCQVFNSDAKVEVFNLDLFLYPDLSVTCDDRDRSNTKFLSYPCLIVEVLSSSTEAYDRGNKFALYRRSASLKEYVLVSSEAIAVDIYRPNDRGKWELTAYEPGDVIELESINLKFAIEELFEDITFAS
- a CDS encoding ferritin-like domain-containing protein; translated protein: MKDLDLEKTIDKLNEIMEFELSGVVRYTHYSLMITGPNRIPIVTFFKAQANESLLHAQLVGEILTGLEGHPSLRITPLEETNTHSVKAILSESLYHERQAVRFYKELLEIVQDRSVYLEEFARSMIGKEELHNLELRKMLRDFGG
- a CDS encoding molybdenum cofactor guanylyltransferase yields the protein MPPPCLDCAPPDLCAIVLAGGRSSRMGQDKALIPINGIPLLQRTCDVAAACCDRAYVVTGRSQDYQHLPLARQCQFLSESNPEGPLVGFYVGLRQLDTQAVLTNCDWILLLACDLPNLQASELQRWASQLPQLSETVMAYLPKYSASGTNPSHKQWEPLCGFYRRDCLPSLKGFIADGGRSFQRWLDRIQVAEILNVNPLVLFNCNTPQDFSEL
- a CDS encoding DUF4230 domain-containing protein, with the protein product MSDQIQDRPISRVGRSPWRNLSLVATGGFIAVLTFSLVGLWRVGDRFFAEMASMFSFKISSAEVDLRPIVIQQIRGASELTTSIFVMETVVPTRQSLLLGSVPLGTTKLLYIAHGEVRAGVDLSAIAPQDVTVTPNSITIALPPPKILDSKIDVKRSSVYEYDRGFLGLGPDVGPNLQTLAQQETLRRIEKAACDNGILTAANQRAELVVSQLVKLTGDAKVTVKTQAPTAGSCS
- the eno gene encoding phosphopyruvate hydratase, which translates into the protein MSKFSAIESIKAQEILDSRGRPTIEAEVRLAGGAIGLAQVPSGASTGSFEAHELRDGEKSRYGGKGVLKAVRNVTEKILPELVGMDALNQEAIDRVMIHRDGSPNKSNLGANAILGVSLATAKAAAAAVGLPLYRYLGGPLANVLPVPLMNVLNGGAHADNNVDIQEFMIVPSGAPSFREALRYGAEVFTALQSVLHEKGLVTSVGDEGGFAPNLESNQAALELLVDAIAKAGYTPGKDISLALDVASNELFNNGNYTFDGKSHSASATIAYYEQAIAKYPIVSIEDGLQEEDWENWQTMTGKLTNTQLVGDDLFVTNKERLDRGIREGCANAILIKLNQIGSLTETLEAIATADRNSYRSVISHRSGETEDTTIADLAVATRAGQIKTGSLCRSERVAKYNRLLRIEAELGSQAVYAGAVGLGPTK